The region ATAGTAATTAAGTCATAAATGattataaattgaaaattttgaatacaTACACAGTTAGACACCTatttcttgaaatgatttgattttcaaattacTAGATACGTTATGTATTTTAGGAAATAATAtgtaattaatttatataaacaaaataaacataCTAATTATGTAAAAAAGTATAATACATATTAGGGTATATTTCCCAAATGAAATGACAAAATAGCACAAAAATTAATAAGAACATACTCTTaacttttataaataattatttctctGTTTGAAATTTAAGAAGTTTaacaatttaattaaaaaaaaaaaggtggagaGCCTTTGGATGTCAACACTTGTCATAATATATTTGAAATCCTATttggttaatttttttcttttttttttaaaaaaaaaaatcacgttGGTGGTAAATAGTtaataaaaaaatgacaaaataaaaaaaaatgacaaaatattcAACACCTTTGAAAAGCATAGGCTTGGAAGTTATAATTTCTCTTTGTGGAATCACGTCCCCAACTCACATaatgttttatattttgcatttgACACTTGCCTTAACATATATAAGATATAGTGTTGGACGCTACCGCATCATTTTGTGATTTCGTCTGGATGTTTTCTATGACGAgcacttgaaaaaatatttgaagttgttacttataatcataAACAATCACTgtcaaatatcatatcatatttagctacgaatttttcttttcatagcAAATAGTCGAATTATTTAACTACAAATTTTAAGTCGTCGCTATTTAAGACATTGCATATTTTGTGACAAACTTTGTTGTCACTAACTCACAGGTCAATTAGAGACAATAAAATATGTGTCAATAACTGTTTATATTATTAGTGACAAAAGTAAATCTcacaatttaatataaaattttgtGGCTAAAGCTTATAATGTTTAACTACAAACTATATAGTTTGTCGCTATTGTAACAACATATTTTTGTGACGGAACTTTTTCGCgcctaaaatttaattaatttcaagaCAAATAATGATTTGTCACAAATTGGGTAAACTATTAGTGACAAAATAATGTGTCACCGATAACTTAAAATTTGTGGCTGATGTTACTCAATAAATGGCGCCAACACATTTTTTGGTGGGAAATTTTAGTGGACAAAACATTTGCTACGAAACCTTGTGTTTCGTCACTAAAAATGTGTGGCTCTGGTATTTAAATACGAAATACAATTTTTGTCACGTAAAGTGAATTATTAGTGACGAATTTTGTGTCGTAGCTAAAACTTTCGTAGCTAAACATCACATTTGTTGTAGTTATACCCCCTTAATATTTAAGCATTGGAAAAAACAATACGGCCTCCACATGTTGAATGAGAATAGTAATCCGGCCCCTTATACAATATTTTCTGGTGagacttttcattttttaaataaaaatattttttcaagaaaaatacaaaGATATATAGTAACTCTTATTTATTAGATTTAAGCTGCACATACATTTGCATAAACATAAGCACTCAAATAAGGTGCCAATTGATTTCATGTAACAAAGACATTTCGTTCATAACCCTCAAATTAGACTTgcttatataaatataattagaaaaatatttcatatagGATAAAAATCAGATTGatttttcaggaaaaaaaaaaagaaattattcgCTTAGCTCATCTGAgtggttttgaagaaaaaaatatgcttGAATAATCGATTTATGTGGAAATTGTTGTGAAATATATCTTAGCGGATAAAATTAATTACTagtatacaaaatattcatAGATGACCCAAAGTAATTAGAGGGTGAAATTAGGTAGACTGTTGATGTGCAATTAGAACCCAAAAGTTTAATGCGCATGCATGTAAAACGAATGTCACATAGCTTGAAATTTATTAACAGATTATTCGAAGTAGCTGTTATCCTAAAAGAAGTACATTATTTTCAACGGAATAAGTGAATGAGACAATATATTTTTGCATTTTAGTTCtagaatgaaaaagaaaaagatctttattcaaaaaaaaaaaaaaaattctaccgGAAAATATTGCATAAGGGAGTTATCGTTCCCTTTCAATATTCGGAGGGGATATCGTTTCCCAACCCTTAAAtattaggggtaaaatgggattGACTCTTAACTTTTCCTCAATCTTTCTCTTAACTTTTTTTCCCTtgtcataacacattttctacaaCAATAACTAACTTTCCTAAAAGAAAACAGTAGTAtgaaattaggaaaaagaatACCAAAGCTGACTAAAGATCATCCTTTTACCTATAAAAATAACAGCTTTTACTGATCCAATTGACAACCAAACATCTTGTCTTAGCAAAAAACATTTCTTACGCAATGTTGAATATTTTTCCTTCTGCACATATGCTAATAATTTTGATCACCACTGTGTTTCCACTAGTTTCTGCCAAATGGCATTTTAATACTTCTGAAACATCTTCAAGTGCAAATGCAGTTGCCCTTTTAACCTGGAAGGCCAGCCTTGAGAGTGAAAGCAAGTTACTTCTTTCTTCTTGGAAGAATACTAGCACAAGTCCTTGTCACTGGGACTGCATTCGTTGCGACAAACTTGGACGAGTAACTGACATGAATATCTCATATTATCGCATAAAGGGTACCCTTCACCATCTAGATTTCTCATCATTCTCCTACCTCCTCAAAATAGACTTCTTCGATAACTCACTCTATGGTACTCTTCCCACCAACATATTCAATCTTTCAAGGCTGAGTCACCTTGATTTGGGCTCCAATGATTTTTCTGGAACGGTTCCACCTGAAATTGGGAACTTGAGCAGCTTGAGTATTTTATACCTTGATGACAACAAATTCTCTGGGCATATTCCACAAGAAATAGGAACATTGAATTCCCTTAAAGGTCTCGTTCTATCACAAAACACATTTATAGGCTCTATTCCCACTTCTTTTGGTAACTTGACCAACTTAGAGTCCCTGTATCTTCATACCAACTCAATTTCAGGATCCATACCTAAGGAAATAGGGATGTTGAGTTCCCTAAAACTTCTCGATCTGTCAGGCAACACATTTATTGGCTCTATTCCCACTTCTTTTGGTAACTTGACCAACTTAGAGTCCCTGTCTCTTCATAACAACTCACTTTCAGGATCCATACCTCAGGAAATTTCATCTCTGACACGTTTGATGGAAGTTCAATTGGCAGAGAACAGTCTTATGGGTGAAATACCCACATCAATTGGAGACTCAGGCAACCTGCACTTGTTAACCTTACATTATAACAGGCTTTCAGGACCCATTCCTTCATCCATTGGAAACTCGACTAAGCTCAAGAGAttatatttatatgaaaatgGACTCTATGGTCCCATTCCTCCAAGCTTTGGGAACTTAAAATCCCTTGTTGATATGAGATTATTTAGCAATAAACTCACAGGGTCCCTTCCAGTAGAGTTGGAAAACATTACAAACTGGAAGATGTTTCATTTAGCCGATAACAATTTCACTGGTCATTTGCCTCATAATGTTTGTCTTGGTGGGTTCCTGACAGAATTATCAGTTCAAAATAATCGTTTCATTGGTGGCATCCCGAGAAGCTTGAAAAACTGCCCCAAGTTATCCAGGGTCAGACTTAACAACAATAAACTATCTGGAAAAATATCAGAAGTTTTCGGTGTGTATTCGTATCTAGATTACATTGATTTAAGTCACAATGAGCTTTACTGGAAGGCTGTCATCAAAATGGGGCCTTTGTGGTAAAATGACCTGTTTGAAGATGTCTAATAACAATTTATCTGGTTCAATTCCATTTGAGATTGGAAACGCATCTCATATACAGGTGCTTGATCTCTCCTCTAATCATTTCAGTGGGAAGGTCCCTAGAAGCTTGGATAGCCTAAAGCTGCTATTTGAGCTTGATTTGTCTGGTAACAAACTTTCAGGTGATATTCCATCAGAAATTGGGATGCTTTCTACACTCGCAAAACTTAACTTGGCAACAAATCATCTGAGTGGCGTAATTCCACAACAGATTGGAAATCTTTGTGCAGTTGTTTAGCTTGAATTTAAGCAAAAACATGTTGCAAGCAAGTATTCCTTCCAATTTTGGGAGCTTACGCTTCTTACAAGTTATGGACCTTAGTCACAACATACTGAATGGTGAGATACCATGGCGACTGGGTCAATTACAAAGCTTAGAATTAATGAATCTTTCAGATAATAAGTTGATTGGTTCGATCCCATCAAGTTTCAATCAGTGTATTAGCTTGAGTTTTGTTGATGTATCTAACAATCAATTGATTGGCCCTCTTCCTAACAACTTGGCATTTCAGAAGGCGTCCCTTGAAGAACTAAGAGACAATAAAGGCTTGTGTGGCCATCTCATTGGTTTGAAACCTTGCTCTTCATCTAAAATCAccaacaaaagaataaatatctcaACAATTCTTTTTAGTCTGGTTGGTGTCATTTTTTTGATGGTGATCATTTGtcttcttttatgcatatgtcgAAAAAGAAGGAACCAAATTGAGCAAAGAGAACAAACTAAGGATCTTTTTTCCATTTGGAGCTTTGACGGGAAGATGACATATGAGAGCATCATCATAGCAACAGAGGGCTTTGACAGCAAATATTGCATAGGAAAGGGAGGACAGGGAAGTGTCTTCAGGGTTGAGTTACTAAGTGGACAAGTACTCGCggtaaaaaaaattcatccatTAGATAATGGTGAATTGAACAGCTTGAAAAGCTTTGAAAGTGAAACAAAAACTTTATTGAAAATCCGCCATCGTAATATTATAAAGCTTTATGGATTTTGTTCACATGCAAGACATTCTTTCTTGGTTTACGAGTTCTTGGAAGGGGGAAGCTTGTCAGAGAGACTGAGGAATGATGAAAAGCGACGAGTTAGGCTTGGATTAAGAGGGCGAACATTGTCAGAGGGGTGGCATATGCATTATCTTATATGCATCATGAATGTTCACCTCCTATTCTTCATCGGGACATATCAAGTAAAAATGTTTTGTTAGACTGTGAGGATAAGCCCCGTCTTTCTGATTTTGGTACTGCAAAACACCTAAAGTCAAACTCCTCTAATTGGACTTCTTTTGCTGGAACTTTTGGATATGTTGCTCCAGGTATGCTCTGTCTAATTCTTTGTCCTTTCAAGTTTACACTAACTTCTATGTATTAactactttcatgaatttcaagaaTCTCAATGACTACAAAACTAAACAGGATTGTCCATGTGTAGTGCAGTTTAAAATATACATAACTAACAGCTTTATCCTGGAGATAACCTTAACCTTCTTTGAACTTTGAGACTTGAGAGGAAcattataaaatcatttaaacaaaataaaaatctagTTACTTTTGAGTCTTATGTCATATTCATTTTCTTGTATTCTGCTCAGCTTCTCTTATTTACAACTTTTTTACCTTTGCTTTTTTTATTGCTTGTTTTTAGAAAAACGGGTTTTAACTTATGTGCACCGAGGGTGTATAACTTTTATACATCGGAGGACCTACAACAATCGGTGACTATGTATGGTAATCCTAATCtggtaaaatagaaaatcaaaaaaataaccTACTATAATCAGTTAGAATGCATTGAAAGTGTTAAAATTATTCATAttgtgtatataatttaaatcatTTTCACATGTATACAGAGCTTGCTTACACTATGGAGGTAAATGAAAGTTGTGATACCTACAGCTTTGGAGTGCTATCATTGGAAGTGATGTTAGGTCGGCATCCAGCTGATATTGTTCAAGCTATATCATCACTTTCATCAACATCAGAAATCCTTGACATATTGTTAAAAGATTTCATTGATCAACGGCCATTACCTCCCTCTCGAGTGGCTGAAGAATTGATCAAGATCACAAAGATAGCATTTACATGTCTTAATCCGAGTCCTCAACTTAGGCCAACCATGCAACAAGTTTCTGCATCATTAGCCAAAGAAAAGGCACTTTTGAAGaactcttttccttttattactTTAGGCCAACTAATTGATGCTGAATTAGGTAGTTCCTAATTAATTTCTTGTGCAgttgtgttttcttttttttcgcTTGCAGTTGTGATGTTTTGTCCTATTGTACTCtaaatttcctttttatattatacaATGAAGTAAATGTTTTGCACACAAAACATTGAACTAGATGTTGGATTTGTGTTTATCGTGCATGGTTGAAACTTGGTTGACTGAAAGAGCTGTGTGTGAAGTAGGGGTTTTATTGTTGTTTACTGCTATTTCTCCTCTTATGAAAAATCTAGATCTCTTGTTCTCCAGAAAAACTTAAGCAATTGTGGACTGTCATGCTCAAGTGGAGGATGAAAATTTGGTGCAGAAGTTATCGTGGAGGTAGAATTTTGAAAATGCTAGTTAAAATTTATTTGGAAAGACGTAATCTGGCGTCATCAGTTAGTATTTTGGTTCCTAATTTCCTTAGAGAGCTTGTAGAAGTCGATCTGCTTCTATGCTGGTGTTGCTTCTGCATTCATTTTACCTCAGATTTCTGTTTCTATACCCAACAAAATTGAGTGAAATCAAAACGACATGCACTTTTTATGAGTCTTATGTATCAGGTGAACAAAAACTAGGTTTATGGATGGATCTATCTCCTTGGATCTAATGACAGAAACTGAGTGAAAAATAAAGCCAAATGATTTGAGTGGCTTCactttctagaattagagtaaATATTCATTCATCCTAGACCAGTTCTCCTATCTAAGTAATTTATTTCTCCTTATGTGACTTGTTGTGACAAACTTATTATAACCTACTGTTTTGAATTTTGTAGTAATAAGCGTGCATTTTGAGAGCTTAGTGCTTATCAGAACAAAGGGACACAACTTCTGAGAGAGATAATGGTGGTGTCTTTTTTCGAGTctgcaacttaaatgacccaaaaagtaTCCGAAGGTACCAAAATAACCTAGTAAAAAAAAGTGACCGAACTAAcctttgcgcactaaattagtgcgcaataggaccaAACTGCATTTTTGCAGTTAAGTCCTATTGCACACTAATTTAGTGTGCAATATGGGTTTAATAAAAACCCTACCAGCTTCATTTTCCAAGTTACTCTTCTTCACCTCACCCTTTTTCACTCTTTCAACAAACTTTagcatccccccccccccccccccccccccccaaaaatcatgtctcaaagcTCTAAAACGTCAAACTTTGCTATATAATTGGATGTTTGTGAATGTGGTTGTTATTGTAAGCTAAAAATATCAAGGACCGAAGATAATCCGGGGTGTCGTTTTtggcgttgtaaagtgcccgaagtaagtgcttttacaaatttttaggctttaaatttttttcacattatctacatattttacttttataaactgATTTTTTTGTAATGTTTCTAGTATATGggtggttgcaaacattttcGTTGGGAAGATATAGCATTCCCGTGGATAAAATGATGGCGGCAAAGATCAAAAAGCCTCCTGTTGATAGAGATACCGCAACTTTACGTATCTCAAGAGATACCATGAACTTTGACTTGCAATTTAAGCTTATGGAAGCTAAAGAAAAGATTGACCTTTTGGAGGTCTTGCtaaaagaatccaaagaaaaacaaagttttCTCAAGGCTAACCTTAGAGAAACTCAACACGAGAGAaatgctttgaaagaaaaactgaaattttggaagattattttgctatgttgttgttgtttattatttctatgtattttgtttattaattttaatatttctatgtattttgtttttctatttattttgttatttttatgtactttGTTTTTACTAGTTGCACGTTTTCATTCATTGTGTAATCCTCaccctttatgtactaatttatctgtttttttttttaattatgaattgttgaactttttatgtattattaactctaagaagattatttaaattaataatagactattacaatcaaagaaaattaaaaacatactaaaaatattcaaattgatgacttaaaaacatactaaaaatattcaaattggtgACTTCAGcataaactaaaaatacaaattaaccgCACCAGTCCGAAACTTAAATTACCCAAAATCTAAGAGaatgaaccaaaataacccctaatcatcatcagaatagaagtcctcaatatcgtgctcagaacaatattttgggtttcttgctagcattctgttgttttctttcCTAATCCTTTGCACGAcaagctcgcaagtttctggaactactcgaggcatggttattgagtaccttgttgggatttgaGCGTTGAtatttttcaagtcacgaacaagtcGTTCTGATTCGGCATGCTGATGTGCCCATTCTCGgcataacccataaaaatattctcgtggatctgaatatttcacgctgcaaaaatcatcattacgctccaTAAAAAGGTGGGGTTTCATatcgtctagtttgaaatcattgTTATCAAGAAAGcttgattatatatatgcaatatattgctatgatttgaactatcATCACCACTGCTATTCGAATCCTTTGGAAGGAATAAAGACCAATCTAtatttctactactcgacattgaatatgttgTAGTCTAATAATAAATGAAAGGCTACTTATATAGATGGAAACCCCCAAGTACCCTCGGGGGGTGGTCATCATGGccctacctacttactttattataaaaatatatattaatcttcatcgAACATCTCACAGTCCGAATTCCACTTGGATATGAATCTTACGTAACCACGttgaccatattctacccttAGGCAACGTATTTTCATCCGATTGTTGTCTTCGCGAAAACtgttaagagcaaaattcaaCTATT is a window of Lycium ferocissimum isolate CSIRO_LF1 chromosome 12, AGI_CSIRO_Lferr_CH_V1, whole genome shotgun sequence DNA encoding:
- the LOC132039391 gene encoding probable leucine-rich repeat receptor-like protein kinase At1g35710, coding for MLNIFPSAHMLIILITTVFPLVSAKWHFNTSETSSSANAVALLTWKASLESESKLLLSSWKNTSTSPCHWDCIRCDKLGRVTDMNISYYRIKGTLHHLDFSSFSYLLKIDFFDNSLYGTLPTNIFNLSRLSHLDLGSNDFSGTVPPEIGNLSSLSILYLDDNKFSGHIPQEIGTLNSLKGLVLSQNTFIGSIPTSFGNLTNLESLYLHTNSISGSIPKEIGMLSSLKLLDLSGNTFIGSIPTSFGNLTNLESLSLHNNSLSGSIPQEISSLTRLMEVQLAENSLMGEIPTSIGDSGNLHLLTLHYNRLSGPIPSSIGNSTKLKRLYLYENGLYGPIPPSFGNLKSLVDMRLFSNKLTGSLPVELENITNWKMFHLADNNFTGHLPHNVCLGGFLTELSVQNNRFIGGIPRSLKNCPKLSRVRLNNNKLSGKISEVFGVYSYLDYIDLSHNELYWKAVIKMGPLW